The region GCTCCCCGAATGGGACGTAGTTGCCCTCGTAGTGGTTGATCGGGATGCGCAGCCTTTGTCCGGCCGCGCAGTTGACGGTGAGGACGTTCGCCGTGTCCACGACCTCCAGCTCCACCCAGTCGCAGATAAAGCGAAGGCCCTCGTTGCGATGCAGGGCGCCCGGCAGCAGTCCGGCCTCGCACAGGATCTGGAAGCCGTTGCAGATCCCGACGACGGCCGCACCGTGCGACGCCAACCCGCGCACCGCCTCCATCACCGGCGAGAAACGGGCGATGGCCCCGGTCCGCAGGTAGTCGCCGTGCGCGAAGCCCCCCGGCAGGACGACTGCGTCCGCGC is a window of Actinomycetota bacterium DNA encoding:
- the purQ gene encoding phosphoribosylformylglycinamidine synthase subunit PurQ; translation: MKPSVAVVQFPGSNCEQDVVHALRAEGMDAGLAWHGDERLDGADAVVLPGGFAHGDYLRTGAIARFSPVMEAVRGLASHGAAVVGICNGFQILCEAGLLPGALHRNEGLRFICDWVELEVVDTANVLTVNCAAGQRLRIPINHYEGNYVPFGEPRVALRYVDNPNGSWQSAAGIANAAGNVGGMMPHPER